CTGACGGAGGCATATTGCTGTCTGCTGTCCCGACTTTTGGCGTCTGCATTGCGTTAGGGGCGTTAAAGCCTGCCCACCTGCTCCAACCGTCCGCCGCCTGTTGGCAAAGACTGGTCTGCGCAGAGATTGGCATCAATGTGTCGGGCGCGATGATCCATCAACTTTCGGCGCCGCATCTCTTGGCTCCGCAGCCTTCGGATCATAAATATAGCCGCGGCCTCGTCGCGGTGATCGGGGGAGTCATGGCGGGAGCCGGTCTGCTTGCCAGCCATGCCGCCGCATGTTCAGGTGCGGGGATGGTCCGTCGTCTGGCTTGGGATTTGGGCGGCGATCCCCATGCAATCGTCACGCAACGGGCCGACAGCGCTGCGGATGTCGCGCGGCTGCTCGGAGACGACAGGATCAAGGCCGTTCTCGTCGGGCCGGGATTGGGCCGCGATGGGGATGCGCCTGACAGGCTGGAAGCCGCGATGAAGAGCGGGCACGCGCTGGTTCTGGATGCCGACGCCCTGTCCCTGTTGGCGGACAAAGGAACCAACACCATTCCGCCTGGTGCGATCCTGACACCACATGAGGGCGAATTCGTCCGTTTGTTCGGAGATTTACCGGGCAGCAAGATCGACCGCGCGCTGGAGGCCGCCAGACGGGCCGACGCGATCCTGATCTACAAGGGCAGCGACAGCATCATTGCCGCGCCCGATGGCCGCGCCATGATTGCGTCAGGCAGTTCGGCCTGGCTCTCCACGGCCGGAACCGGCGATGTATTGGCGGGCCTGGTGGCGGGACGGCTGGCCGTGACGGGGGACGGGTTCCGCGCCGCATGCGAGGCGCTGTGGCTCCACGGGGAGGCTGCGCGAAGGGCCGGGGCAGCTTTTGTCGCGGATGATTTGCTTGTGGAGTTGCCAGCGGCTATCGCCTCTCGCCTGTGACTGACACCGATATCGACATCATCGTCCGCATCGCCGCAAAAGGCGATGGCATGACCGCCCATGGCCGCCATATTCCGCTAACCGCTCCGGGCGACCGCATTGCGGCTGACGGAACCGTCCTGCGTGGACCGCATCATGTCGATCCACCCTGCCGACATTTTCCGGCCTGTGGCGGATGTGAGTTGCAGCATGTCGATGAGGGCAGCTACGCCGATTTCGTGACGGCGCGGGTTGTCGGGGCGCTGGCCGGGCAAGGGGTGACCGCCGACACCGTGCTGCCGCCGCACATCTCGCCGCCACGCACGCGGCGACGCGCTTCGCTGCGGGCGAGCAGGCAGGGGCGGAAGGTTGTCATCGGCTTCGCGGAGGCGGGGAGCCATGCGCTGATCGACCTCTCCATGTGCGAGATTCTCGATCCCCGGTTGTTCGCGCTGCTGGAGCCGTTGCGTGGGCTCTGCGGCGCGATCCTGCCTGATCGACGGGCGGCGCATGTGCGTATGTCACTGACGGACCAGGGTGTCGATCTGCTGCTGGAAGGCGTAAAGGTCGAGGGACTGGCCGCCGATGAAGCCTTGCTGGCTTTCGCGCAGGACCATGCGCTGGCCCGGCTGACCATCGATGAGGGGGATGGAGCGCAGACGCGTTGGGAACCGGAACCCGTGACGGTCAGCTTCGGCGGCGTGCCGGTGGCCTTTCCGCCATTCGCTTTCCTTCAGGCGACGCCCGACGGAGAAGCGGCGCTGGTGGGGACAGTCCGTGATGCACTGCCGGCGCAGGGCGTGGTGGCCGATCTCTTTTGCGGGCTTGGCACCTTTGCGCTGGTGCTGGGGCAGGACCATCCCGTCTATGCGGCCGAAGCGGCGCGCGATCTGGTGCTGTCGCTCAAAACGGCCTCCAATCGCGCACAGCGGCGGTTTGTGGCGGATCATCGGGATCTGTTCCGCCGTCCGCTGACACCGGCGGAACTGAATCGCTTCGCCGCCGTCGTCATCGATCCGCCCCGGGCGGGTGCGAGGGAGCAGGTGATGCAAATCGCAGCTTCTGCCGTTCCACTGGTCGCCTATGTCTCCTGCAATCCAGCCAGCTTTGCGCGTGATGCGGCGCATCTGATCGGCGGCGGTTATCGGCTGGAAAGCGTGCGACCGGTCGGACAGTTCCGTTGGTCGACCCATGTGGAACTGGTTGGGATCTTCCGGCGCTGAAAAGATTAATCCCCCGCCGCATGGGATTGCGGCGAGGGATCTTGCATCCTCTCCCAAGGGGAGGGCTGTGCCTCTAACCCAGCTTGATGACAGTTGCGCTACGACGAACGGGCACGGCGTCGATATAGAGGCTGGCCATCGGTTCATCCTCGACTTCGACGATGGTTTCCGACGTGAAGCCGTTGAAACCGGTGCGCATCGCCGCGCCATAGGCGCCGAGCATGCCGATCTCGATATAGTCGCCGGGCTTCACGTCCTCGGGAAGCATGAAGGGGCCGACCATATGGTCCATGTCGTCGCAGGTGGGGCCGTAGAAGGAGAAGCCGGTCAGCTCCGCCTCGCTCTCTTCCTCGCGCAGCAAAGCCACGGGGAAACGCCAGCCGATATGCGCCGCGTCGAACAGCGCGCCATAGGCCCCGTCGTTGATGTAAAGTTCCGTGCCGCGACGGCGCTCCACGCGTACAACGACCGAGCTATACTCCGCCGACAGCGCGCGGCCGGGTTCGCACCACAGTTCCGACGAGTAGCTGACCGGCAGGCTTTCGAAGCCGCGATGGATCGCGTCGAAATAATTTTCGAGCGCAACCGGCTCCATGCCCGGATAAATGG
This region of Sphingobium sp. EM0848 genomic DNA includes:
- a CDS encoding NAD(P)H-hydrate dehydratase; its protein translation is MTKEAVLTVGQMRAAEQAVFATGVPEYELMERAGAAAAEFIWRAGAKRDLLVLCGPGNNGGDGFVIARLLRARGVPVRVAALGESRTPSSLKARANWAGPIEDVFSAPPATQIVDALFGTGLSRGLEPGLADRLCALTAQASFSYAVDLPSGVDTDGGILLSAVPTFGVCIALGALKPAHLLQPSAACWQRLVCAEIGINVSGAMIHQLSAPHLLAPQPSDHKYSRGLVAVIGGVMAGAGLLASHAAACSGAGMVRRLAWDLGGDPHAIVTQRADSAADVARLLGDDRIKAVLVGPGLGRDGDAPDRLEAAMKSGHALVLDADALSLLADKGTNTIPPGAILTPHEGEFVRLFGDLPGSKIDRALEAARRADAILIYKGSDSIIAAPDGRAMIASGSSAWLSTAGTGDVLAGLVAGRLAVTGDGFRAACEALWLHGEAARRAGAAFVADDLLVELPAAIASRL
- a CDS encoding class I SAM-dependent RNA methyltransferase, whose product is MTDTDIDIIVRIAAKGDGMTAHGRHIPLTAPGDRIAADGTVLRGPHHVDPPCRHFPACGGCELQHVDEGSYADFVTARVVGALAGQGVTADTVLPPHISPPRTRRRASLRASRQGRKVVIGFAEAGSHALIDLSMCEILDPRLFALLEPLRGLCGAILPDRRAAHVRMSLTDQGVDLLLEGVKVEGLAADEALLAFAQDHALARLTIDEGDGAQTRWEPEPVTVSFGGVPVAFPPFAFLQATPDGEAALVGTVRDALPAQGVVADLFCGLGTFALVLGQDHPVYAAEAARDLVLSLKTASNRAQRRFVADHRDLFRRPLTPAELNRFAAVVIDPPRAGAREQVMQIAASAVPLVAYVSCNPASFARDAAHLIGGGYRLESVRPVGQFRWSTHVELVGIFRR